In Amycolatopsis coloradensis, one genomic interval encodes:
- a CDS encoding HNH endonuclease signature motif containing protein, translating into MTEEVALRFSITRNHAYLLVETSCALVARLPNTLAALERGDIDLYKASKVMQLTREVSDEVAAQVDAWLTKRLAGRDPGAIRGSVSHAVQKFDPEGYRERAAKKRALRHISLEHHDETMSTLSGHLPAEVASSLYASLSRAARARRNKDKTRTLDQHRADIFAERLLAEDGRGKPRAHIHVYVDFLTLVGASNDPATLAGYGPIPDWLVREIASDPDSTWSRLITDSATGQLLEAGADKYRSPASLARLIKARDRECTQPGCHRPAEFSEIDHITFWARDGKTNQHNCHSYCTGHNLLREEPGWSAVPTGDGGMIITTPSGHTYETAPEPFHEPRTGPDDDEPRV; encoded by the coding sequence GTGACCGAGGAGGTCGCCTTGCGCTTCTCGATCACCCGCAATCACGCGTACCTGCTCGTCGAGACCTCCTGCGCCCTTGTCGCTCGCCTGCCGAACACGCTGGCGGCGTTGGAGCGTGGCGATATCGACCTGTACAAGGCTTCCAAGGTCATGCAACTGACACGGGAAGTATCGGACGAAGTCGCGGCGCAGGTCGACGCCTGGCTGACCAAACGTCTCGCCGGTCGTGATCCCGGTGCGATCCGGGGCTCGGTGAGTCACGCCGTGCAGAAATTCGATCCCGAAGGCTATCGCGAACGAGCCGCCAAGAAACGCGCGTTGCGGCATATCTCGTTGGAACACCACGACGAGACCATGTCCACACTCTCCGGCCATCTTCCGGCGGAAGTCGCCAGTTCCCTTTACGCATCATTGAGCAGAGCCGCGCGAGCCCGGCGGAACAAGGACAAAACCCGCACCCTCGACCAGCATCGCGCCGATATCTTCGCCGAACGCCTGCTGGCTGAGGACGGACGCGGCAAGCCGCGTGCGCACATCCATGTCTATGTCGATTTCTTGACACTCGTCGGCGCATCCAACGACCCCGCGACACTCGCCGGGTACGGTCCCATCCCCGATTGGCTGGTCCGCGAGATCGCCTCCGACCCCGACTCGACCTGGTCGCGGCTGATCACCGACTCCGCCACAGGACAGCTGCTCGAAGCCGGCGCCGACAAATACCGGTCACCGGCGTCCTTGGCACGGTTGATCAAGGCGCGGGATCGCGAGTGCACGCAACCGGGCTGTCACCGGCCCGCCGAATTCTCCGAGATCGACCACATCACCTTTTGGGCTCGCGACGGCAAGACCAACCAGCACAACTGCCACAGCTACTGCACAGGTCACAACCTGCTTCGCGAGGAGCCTGGATGGTCGGCCGTGCCCACCGGCGACGGCGGCATGATCATCACCACGCCGAGCGGCCATACCTACGAGACAGCGCCAGAGCCGTTCCACGAACCACGCACAGGTCCCGATGACGACGAACCGCGAGTCTGA
- a CDS encoding RNA polymerase sigma factor, giving the protein MTAGTGEQVTDADLAARLPQDPELFTEVHDRYFAAIYRYVAGRLDAQTAEDIAAETFLVAFDRRGTFDAERGEVRVWLFGIATNLVARHRRREARHYRALARVSVAPAVEGHESRVVASVAARRLLPQLANALSRLSAGERDVLLLVALGQLGYEEVAAALGISSGTVGSRLNRARKKLNFILTPEALDE; this is encoded by the coding sequence ATGACAGCGGGAACGGGCGAGCAGGTGACCGATGCCGACCTGGCCGCCCGGTTGCCGCAGGACCCGGAACTGTTCACCGAAGTGCACGATCGCTACTTCGCGGCCATCTACCGGTATGTGGCCGGACGGCTGGACGCGCAGACCGCGGAGGACATCGCCGCGGAGACGTTCCTCGTCGCGTTCGACCGGCGCGGCACGTTCGACGCCGAACGCGGTGAGGTGCGGGTCTGGCTGTTCGGCATCGCCACGAATCTGGTGGCCAGGCACCGCCGCAGGGAGGCTCGCCACTATCGGGCGCTGGCACGGGTGAGCGTCGCACCAGCGGTCGAGGGGCACGAGAGCAGGGTGGTCGCGTCGGTGGCCGCCCGGCGGCTGCTTCCTCAGCTCGCGAACGCGCTGTCGCGGCTGTCCGCCGGGGAACGGGACGTGCTGCTGCTCGTGGCGCTCGGCCAGCTCGGGTACGAGGAAGTGGCCGCGGCGCTCGGTATCTCCTCCGGCACGGTCGGTTCCCGGCTCAACCGTGCACGCAAGAAGCTCAACTTCATCCTCACCCCGGAGGCACTCGATGAATGA